One stretch of Paenibacillus sp. FSL R5-0341 DNA includes these proteins:
- a CDS encoding thymidine kinase codes for MQTGRITVITGPMFSEKSGELIRRCQKLIQFGRKKVVAYKPAEDDRFAQDEIVSRIGYRLPAHSIPRQLTPESVEMILNQTIDADVVAFDEVQFFSSAIMELVSELAYCGKHVIVDGLNMDYRGKEFGYVGGLLAMADDIEKLSAFCAVCGSPDAAFTQRIVNGEPVTLGPVVMIGDSEAYEPRCRCCFIPPHKVECSS; via the coding sequence GTGCAAACAGGACGTATTACCGTAATTACTGGACCCATGTTCAGTGAAAAATCCGGTGAACTCATTCGCCGTTGTCAGAAATTAATACAATTTGGCCGTAAAAAGGTTGTGGCCTACAAACCAGCCGAGGATGATCGGTTTGCCCAGGACGAGATCGTAAGCCGAATTGGTTATCGACTCCCTGCCCATTCCATTCCCCGGCAATTAACCCCGGAATCCGTAGAAATGATCCTGAACCAAACCATAGATGCTGATGTTGTTGCATTTGATGAAGTACAATTTTTCAGCAGTGCCATTATGGAACTCGTCTCGGAGCTAGCGTACTGTGGCAAACATGTCATTGTGGATGGTCTTAATATGGATTACCGTGGTAAGGAATTCGGATATGTCGGCGGTTTGCTCGCCATGGCAGATGACATTGAGAAACTCTCGGCTTTCTGTGCCGTATGCGGTAGCCCGGATGCTGCCTTTACGCAACGTATCGTCAATGGGGAACCTGTTACCTTGGGTCCGGTTGTCATGATTGGCGATTCAGAAGCTTACGAGCCACGCTGTCGTTGCTGCTTCATTCCTCCTCACAAAGTTGAATGCTCATCATAA
- a CDS encoding DUF2627 domain-containing protein has translation MLMNTRLVFARFLAIVVLVIPGLMAMKGFLMMKDALFLYYAEHGNELISPGFQWLSFAGGLVLFAAGMSFLGGWILFRDRKRNYVGPRFRSKSVPEKAETPGRTP, from the coding sequence ATGCTCATGAATACAAGATTAGTCTTTGCGCGATTTCTGGCGATTGTTGTTCTGGTCATTCCCGGTTTAATGGCAATGAAGGGTTTTCTGATGATGAAAGATGCCCTGTTCCTATATTATGCCGAGCACGGGAACGAACTGATCTCACCAGGTTTCCAGTGGCTTTCCTTTGCCGGTGGACTTGTCCTTTTTGCGGCAGGTATGAGTTTCCTGGGAGGCTGGATCCTGTTCCGTGACCGCAAGCGTAATTATGTAGGTCCCCGTTTCCGGTCCAAAAGTGTACCCGAAAAAGCAGAGACGCCCGGAAGGACTCCATGA
- the lpdA gene encoding dihydrolipoyl dehydrogenase — MPITCDVAILGGGTGGYVAAIRAAQLGKQVVIIEKDKLGGTCLHRGCIPSKALLKSAEVYAEIQESETYGIETAGATLVFPKVQARKDAIVEQLHQGVQYLMKKNKIQVVHANGRVIGPSIFSPQSGAVAVEFEDGEMDTVVPTNLIIATGSRPRVLPGLEPDGKFIMSSDEALRMDELPASLIIVGGGVIGLEWASMLNDFGVDITVVEAAAHVLPAEDEDVAREMQRLLGKRGVRFLTGAKVLTETYSTDQEGIQIDVQLGDDKQETLRAEKMLVSVGRQANVENIGLENTDIKLERGFIAVNQQLQTGEGHIYAIGDCIGGLQLAHAASHEGILAVNHLAGETVHAVESHRIPRCVYTRPEAASIGFTEREAKERGYELKTGKFPFSAIGKSLIHGSRDGFVKVIADAKTNDILGVHMIGTHVTELIAEASLAQMLDATPWEVGQTIHPHPSLSEIMGEAMLAVDGKAIGM; from the coding sequence ATGCCAATTACATGTGATGTTGCAATACTTGGAGGAGGGACCGGTGGATATGTAGCCGCGATCCGGGCTGCACAGCTGGGGAAACAGGTCGTTATTATTGAGAAGGACAAGCTTGGGGGAACCTGTCTGCATCGTGGCTGTATTCCGAGTAAGGCTTTGCTGAAAAGCGCGGAAGTGTACGCCGAGATTCAGGAGAGCGAAACGTATGGTATCGAGACAGCTGGAGCCACCCTTGTATTTCCCAAAGTGCAGGCGCGCAAGGATGCGATTGTGGAGCAGCTTCATCAGGGCGTTCAATATTTGATGAAAAAAAATAAAATTCAGGTCGTACACGCGAACGGTCGCGTTATTGGACCATCCATCTTCTCCCCGCAGAGCGGAGCGGTTGCTGTAGAGTTCGAAGATGGCGAGATGGATACGGTTGTACCAACCAATCTCATCATTGCTACCGGTTCACGTCCACGCGTCCTACCGGGCCTGGAACCGGACGGTAAGTTTATTATGAGCAGTGACGAAGCACTGCGTATGGATGAGCTTCCTGCATCACTCATCATTGTTGGTGGGGGTGTGATTGGACTGGAGTGGGCATCCATGCTGAATGACTTTGGCGTTGATATCACTGTGGTTGAAGCAGCAGCTCATGTGTTGCCTGCCGAGGATGAAGATGTTGCCAGAGAAATGCAGCGATTGCTTGGCAAACGGGGTGTTCGTTTCCTAACGGGTGCCAAGGTTCTAACAGAAACATATAGCACGGATCAAGAGGGCATCCAGATTGATGTGCAGCTTGGTGACGATAAGCAGGAAACGCTGAGAGCGGAGAAAATGCTCGTATCGGTTGGACGTCAAGCCAATGTCGAAAATATCGGACTGGAAAATACAGATATCAAACTGGAACGTGGCTTCATCGCTGTGAACCAACAGTTACAAACCGGTGAAGGTCACATCTACGCCATTGGAGACTGCATCGGCGGTCTACAGCTTGCACATGCCGCAAGTCATGAAGGCATTCTCGCTGTCAATCATCTGGCGGGGGAAACGGTACATGCTGTGGAATCCCATCGTATTCCGCGCTGTGTGTACACACGTCCGGAAGCAGCTAGCATCGGATTCACCGAGCGTGAAGCCAAAGAACGTGGGTATGAACTCAAAACAGGCAAGTTCCCATTTTCGGCCATTGGCAAATCGCTCATTCACGGAAGTCGGGATGGATTCGTGAAGGTGATCGCAGATGCCAAGACGAATGATATATTGGGGGTACATATGATTGGCACCCATGTGACGGAATTGATCGCAGAGGCTTCTCTGGCTCAGATGCTGGATGCCACACCTTGGGAAGTCGGACAAACCATTCATCCACACCCTTCTCTGTCGGAAATCATGGGTGAAGCCATGCTCGCGGTCGATGGAAAGGCCATTGGAATGTAA
- a CDS encoding potassium channel family protein, translating into MVSFLITLQRLLKGIFHAFKDPKFLALFALTAATLLSGTLFYTRVEGLHWIDALYFCAVTLTTVGHPDFVPSTGFSKAFTVIYMFAGIGLTFAMIARITAGILFPRKLKTEEDPE; encoded by the coding sequence ATGGTTTCATTTCTAATCACGTTACAAAGACTGCTCAAGGGCATTTTCCATGCGTTTAAAGACCCCAAGTTTCTGGCTCTGTTCGCGTTAACGGCAGCAACACTGCTGTCAGGCACTTTGTTTTACACTCGTGTTGAAGGTCTGCACTGGATTGATGCGTTATACTTCTGTGCGGTTACTTTGACTACGGTGGGACATCCTGATTTTGTGCCATCCACCGGATTCAGCAAAGCCTTTACCGTGATCTACATGTTTGCAGGCATTGGCCTCACCTTTGCCATGATTGCCAGAATTACAGCAGGTATTCTATTCCCTCGCAAATTAAAGACAGAAGAGGACCCGGAGTAA